Part of the uncultured Cohaesibacter sp. genome is shown below.
CCGGCTTCAGTGGCCACGGGTTCGGGATTGGACCGGGGGCGGCGATGATCGTCAGGGATCTGGTTCTTGGTGACACGCCAAAGCACGATATCGCCCGCTTCCGTTATTCGCGTTTCACGGACGGATCTCCGATGGTTTTGGGGCCTGCGCTATAGGCAGGCACCCCTTCTCGGGCGGCTGATTGCGGGAATAGCTGCCATGAGCAGAAAATAGTCGGTCAAAGTGCGATAAGCCCTTGACGCTTCCCGTATCCGATCCGATGTTGATCGGTGAATTCGCAACAAATAGCTGGACAAGTGACAGCGGACATGGTTTGACAGGCAACCCCCGCGGCCCATGTCGAGCCGTGTCCCCCAAGCCTTCGGATGGAAAACATGACCAAGGAAAATCCAAACATTCTGATCATCGAAGCCCGCTTCTATGAAGATCTGGCAGATGAACTGGTCCGCGGCGCTGTTGAAGCGCTCGAAGAAGCCGGAGCGACGTATGAGCGAGTGGCGGTGCCAGGCGTGCTGGAAATTCCTGCAGCCCTGTCCATGGCCATGGCCGCCGTTGAGGATGGATACGCCGACTATGATGGCTATGTTGCTCTTGGTGTCGTGATCCGCGGTGAAACGACCCATTATGACATCGTTTCCAACGAGAGCGCCCGCGCCATCATGGATCTGGCCGTCGAAGGCTGCATCGCGGTTGGCAACGGCATTCAGACCGTTGAAAACGGCAAACAGGCTTGGGCGCGTGCACGCGTTGAGGAAAAGGACAAGGGCGGTGCTGCTGCCCGTGCAGCGCTTGCCATGATTGAAATACGAGAGAAGTTCGGAATCGAAGAATGAGTGAACAGGAAAAGACTGTCCGCCCTGCCAATAAACGTGGCTCAGCCCGATTGGGGGCCGTTCAGGCCCTCTATCAGATGGATGTCGGTGGAACCCCGCTGACCGAGGTGTTGCAAGAGTTCGAGCTTTACCGGCTTGGCAAGGAGATCGATGACGAACTCTATCTGCCTGCTGACTTCGCCTATTTCAAGGACATCGTCAGCGGCGTAGTGCG
Proteins encoded:
- the ribH gene encoding 6,7-dimethyl-8-ribityllumazine synthase, which translates into the protein MTKENPNILIIEARFYEDLADELVRGAVEALEEAGATYERVAVPGVLEIPAALSMAMAAVEDGYADYDGYVALGVVIRGETTHYDIVSNESARAIMDLAVEGCIAVGNGIQTVENGKQAWARARVEEKDKGGAAARAALAMIEIREKFGIEE